The genome window CAAGATCATTGCATTCGCAATAAACATCGGTAAACCTGCCCCTATTAAATTTCTATCAATCCATCCTTGAAAGACAAAGCATTTGGGTTTCAAATGAATAGAAATCACAAGTATTTAGCACCCAAATGCTTCGCCCCTACTTCTATACCGTTAGGCTGAAGGAATTTTCTCAACGCGGGCTGCTGCTTGCATCGTTAGCTTGCCGCCTTTGACATCGAGCCGGTTAATTTTCAGAGACATTCCTTCGAGATCGAAGTTACTGAAGTCGAGAATTTCTGCCGATTTTTCTAACAAAGCATTTGTTAATTCTGGCGAAAGTTCTTTGTTTTCAGCATACTCAACATCCTCAAGCACGACTCCTTGACCGTTGGGGCGTACACGAGGCACTGCTGTAAAAGCGATTTGCTGAGTTTCGTTGCTGTCGCGCAACAGCACCGTTGCATTCAAACCTACTTTGTTATCGCTTGGAAGGGTAAAATTTATCTCTTGGGTATCAATTGTTGTAGGCTTGCCATCAATATTAACCTCCATATTTTTCAGCATACCGCTGATATAGTCGGAGTTGAAAGCGCGGTTAATATCTGCTTCTGTAAGAACAACCTCCGCAGTGCCATCTGCCGGCTTGGTCAGTTCAATTTGACCCATAGCAGCCTGCATTGGATTGATCCCAACGCGACCCATCTGCATTTCTATTTTTTCCATCCGCAGGTCTTGTTGCATGACCATCCCTTCACCTTTGATCTGAACAGCATCGACTTCTCCTGTCATCAGCTTGAAGGGATCTGCTTTGATATCGACCTCTACATTATCAACTTCATCGAGTTGGCTGCTTATCCCAATTTCTGCTGCTTTATTTAGCGCTTGCTCGTGCAGTCCAGCTTGTTCCTTGGTCACGTTGGTGTCTCCGGTTGTCCTTTGCTTCGATTAATTTAGGCGATTTTCCCTAAGAATTTTATCTGCCTGCCGGCGTAACAAAGAGTGTGTGACGATCTACCTGAAGAGGAATTAAGAATTCAATCTGAGAAACTGATAATTAAACATTGCCATTTTAGGCAAAAAGAGGAAGAATTTAGTAGAAAAATAGAAAGGGTTTTATCGTTGTTTTTTGAGGATAAATTATGCCGCAGTATTTCGGAAAACTTCAAGTAGCTGAGCAGCCGTGGTCAACTTTAGAAGCCGTACAATCTGTGCGACAGGACGATCGCAATGTTTACTTTGATTGTGCCGGCCCTCATTTCAAAATCAGCGTGCTGGCAGCCAATTTAATTCGGGTGCGAATGACACCCACCGGCACGTTTAAACCACGCCGATCTTGGGCGGTTGCACGAGATGATGCAGAATGGCCGGCTGTGCCCTACCAAATGCGGGAAACCGCTGAGGCTGTGGAAATCGAGACAGAACAGATGCGCGTATCTGTAGAACTTGACAAATGCCGAATTACGTGCATGGATAAAGCGGGAAACCCCTTTGCACAAGACACCGGCCTAGGCACCGGCTGGCGTAGCGGAACGATTGCCGGTTGGAAGCAAATCGAAACCGATGAGCACTTCTATGGTTTTGGTGAGCGTACCCACTTGCTGGACAAACTCAGCGAGGTGAAAACCAACTGGACAACGGACGCCCTCGATTATGGGGTTCTCAGCGATGAAATGTACCAGGCGATTCCCTTTTTCATCGCTCTGCGTCCTCATCTTGCTTACGGCATTTTCTTCAACACCACCCATTGGAGTCAGTTTGACCTGGGTGCAGAACAGCCGGGTGTTTGGCGGATGGAAACCCGTGCTGAGGAGCTGGATTATTACATCGTCTACGGGCCAGAGCCGGCGCAAATCTTGCAGACTTACGGTGAGTTAACGGGCAAGATGCCGCTACCGCCAAAGTGGTCGCTCGGCTATCATCAATGCCGGTGGAGTTATGAATCTGAGGAAATCGTGCGCGAACTGGCTGAGGAATTTCGCAACCGGCACATTCCCTGTGATGTAATTCATCTCGATATTGACTATATGCGCGGCTACCGCGTCTTTACTTGGAGTCCCAAACGCTTCCCCGATCCCAAGCAATTAGTTAGCAATTTGGCAAAGAATGGCTTCAAAGCCGTGACGATTATCGATCCCGGTGTGAAGTATGAACCAGAGGGAGATTACGCAGTTTTTGATGAGGGAGTGGAAAACGACTGTTTTGTGCGAAAAGCCGATGGTCAGTTATTCCACGGCTACGTTTGGCCAGATAAGGCTGTTTTTCCCGATTTTGCCCGTCCTGATGTTCGTAAATGGTGGGGGGACTGGCACAAAACCCTAACGGATATGGGAATCGCCGGCATCTGGAACGATATGAATGAGCCGGCACTTGACGACCGACCATTTGGAGATCCGGGTAATAAAATTTGGTTTCCCCAGGATGCACCCCAAGGCCCAGATGAGGAACGCGCCACTCATGCAGAAGTGCATAATTTATACGGATTGATGATGTCGCAGGCGTGTCGGGAAGGCTTAAACCGGCACCGTTCCACCCAGCGATCATTTGTCCTCACGCGATCCGGGTATGCCGGCATTCAGCGGTGGTCATCCGTTTGGATGGGCGACAATCAATCGCTGTGGGAACACCTGGAAATGTCGTTACCCATGCTGTGCAATATGGGGCTTTCGGGCGTGGCATTTGTCGGGTGCGATATTGGCGGGTTTGCCGGTAACGCCTCAGCAGAATTATTCGCCCGTTGGATGCAAGTGGGAATGCTCTACCCCTTGATGCGCGGTCATTCTGCAATGAGTACGGCACGACATGAGCCGTGGGTATTTGGCGATCGCGTCGAGAAAATTTGCCGCGAATACATCGAGTTGCGCTACCGGCTGCTGCCTTACATTTACACGCTCTTTTCCGAGGCTGCAACGACCGGCGCACCGATTCTGCGACCGTTACTTTATCATTTTCCGAATGATCCCACTACTTATAAGCTTTACGATCAAGTCTTGCTTGGCCCTTCCCTAATGGCAGCCCCCATCTATCGTCCAGGCGTTGAACACCGTGCGGTTTATTTGCCGGCAGGCGTGTGGTATGACTGGTGGAGTGGTGAGCGTTACGAAGGATCGACGCATATTTTGGCACACGCACCTTTGGAACGGATGCCCCTTTATGTACGGGAGGGCGCAATTATTCCCATGATGCCGGTGATGCAACACGTTGATGAGCGTCCCCTGGATGAATTAACCTTGCGAATTTGGCCGGGAAATGGGGAATTTACGCTCTATGAAGATGACGGAAATACGTTTGAATTCACAACCGGCGCGTGGGCAATGACAACATACCGTGTGCATTCAGAAGGGCAACAAATTATTGTTGAAATTGCCGCGCCTGAGGGGAATTGGAATCTAGCCCCCCGTGAGGTGATTGTGCAAGTTGCCGGTGTAGGAGAGCAGCGTTTTTCTGATGATGGAACAGCTCGAACGCTGAGGTTTTAGAAGGCTATTTTGAGGTGGGTGATCGCTCTTGCCGCAGAGAGTGATCGCCTCACAGCAATGAGGGTCTATTCTCCTCTACAGTTATTTCCTCTGGGGTTATCCAGACAACTTTGCCATCCCACGATTACCGGCAGCCGTGTGGCATGACTGAAGGATTTACGCATATCCGGGCACAGGCACCGCCGAAGCAGAGGCGGCTGAGCGCTCATTGTATTCGATAACGTTAATCTCTTTAAAATAAATTCATCCCCTAGATAGATGCCGTATCAGAAAATAGCCGTATACTTTAATTGCTATTTAAAAAAACTTTATCACTCTTAAAAAATATAAAAGTTTAACGCCTCTGCTTTTATAGTCGGCTGTATATTTGAGGTGATCTCAGACAAGTCCTGCGTTGAAATTGCTTGAAAGCCTGAAACGCGCAGAGGTGCATACTTTACAATAACAATCATTCACTGATAAAGTATTCTTAATAAAGCAATTTTATTGAGTCTAAACCTACGCTAATACAGAGGAATGGCTCATGGCCTTGCCCTTGAATCTATAGTCGGCAAGTCTAAGCTGCACAATTGGGAAGATAGCGCTGTTATAGAGAAAATTGCAGAAATTAACAGCCGGCACGAATTGTGTAAGGACAGACTCATAAAGTTTTGGGGAGTCGGGAGACCGCAAAGTTTAAGGGTGCAAGCGCTCACACTGAACTAATTAGGTGAAAAAACTGTGGGAATGTGCATCCAAGAACGACTTAACTGATGGAACTCAGTTAGGGGTTACTACAGTCAAGTTTTAGAATCTTTATAAAACTGCTCCTGGTGGAAGGTAAACAATGATTGCTATCAGCAAAACGAAGAATCCTTTCAGTTTTGAAACAATTCTGGAAAGCACGCGTGAGATCGCCCACGAAGTCGTTGCCATTGAGACGATCAAAGTAGACCAAGACGCCTGTTGGCCGGAGCAAGGAATTCGCGCGATGCAGGCAGCCGGCTTAGGGGGTTTAGTCATACCAAAAGCCAAGGGAGGACTGGGACAAGGTCTTTTAGCACTCACCCAAGTGTGTGAACTACTGGGAGGCGAGTGCGCCTCAACCGCACTTTGTTTTGGAATGCACAGTGTCGGCGCAGCAGTGCTTGCCGCCAAAGCCACTCCCTACCAACAAGAGCGTTATGTAGAACCAATCTGCGAAGGCAAACACCTCACCACCTTAGCGCTGAGTGAACCGGGAAGCGGGGCACACTTCTATCTTCCGCAGTGCCAATTAACGGTAGAGTCGCCGGCAATGTTTCGCGTCAACGGACAGAAGTCTTTTATCACGAACGGAGGATACGCGGACTCATACGTGATTTCCACCACAGCGGCAGATGCTAATGCCGTGGGAGAGTTTTCCTGCGCGATGATATCCAATGGCGCAGAAGGGCTGATCTGGGGGGCACCTTGGGCCGGCTTGGGAATGCGGGGCAACTCTTCGCGCTCAGCAGAACTGCGAAATGTGCCGGTGCCGCGCCAGGATCTTCTCGGTACGGAAGGCGATCAAATCTGGTATGTATTCAATGTCGTCGCGCCCTACTTCTTAGTCGCTATGGCCGGCACTTACTTAGGCGTCGCTAGCGCAGCATTAGAGGAAGCGCGGATTCACTTGTCCAAACGCTACTACACCCACAGCGGTTCAACTCTCGGTCAGACGGCTGTGATGCAACACCGGCTAGGCACACTCTGGAGTGTGGTCGAGCGAACTCGCCGGCTGATTTATTATGCTGCCACTGAAGCTGACTCAGGTGGCCCGAATACACTGCCAGCGCTATGCTCAGCGAAAGCGGAAGTGGCTGATTGCGCGGTCAATGTCGTGAACGAAGTGATGACAATAACGGGCGGAATTAATTATCGAGACGGTTCTAAGTTAGAGCGCCTGCTGCGTGATGCGCGTGCCGCTCACGTAATGTCCCCAACAACTGATATCCTGCGAACATGGGCCGGTCGGGCACTGCTCGGTCTACCGTTGCTGGGAGATTAAGGAATGACAGGTAAAATCGTCATGGTGCAGGTAGACCCCGCTACCTTGACGGTACTTCATAAAAGCCTCAGCTTATTGCCAGAGGAATTGCTTGAGTTTGAGCTAGATCCTGAACCGTTGCTGCAAAGCTTGGAGGCGGGAGAAATTAAGCTAGATGTGGTGGTGCTCGGTTCACTGGTGAGTGAGCCGGTGCAAATTGCTCAGCGCGTTCAATCTGTGGATAAAGACTTGGCGGTGTTGATTCTCAGCGATCCAGCTTTCCACCAGCAGATGCAGCAAGCATTGCAATTTTCACCTTTTTTGGGCAATCAAGTCAGCTGTCGGTCAACTGCTGAAGGCGAAGCTTTGGTGATTGCTTTACAAGAAGCGATTACGCGAACGAAGCAGCGCCGCAGTTATCGCTCAATGCTAATGGCGGCCCAAGCCAGCCTGTCTAACGCCTCTGCGCCGCCACCACAGCCGGCGCAGTATATGGAGCGACTGCTAGATCGCGCTCCTATCGGGGTTGTAGCCGTCGATGAGGGGGCAACAATCTTGACTTGGAACCGATATGCGGAAGAACTCCTGGGGATCAGCGAACGCGAGGCAATCGGGACTTTTTTTGGGCAATTTTTCCCCGAATCGGAACGCCAGAGTTTAATAGACTTTATTAACCGCTGTTCTACCTCTGAAACGCGCTTTTCCCCTGAAATTTTCCAAATCGATGCCGGTGATAGCAGCTTCCGATTTCTGGAAGTAACCGTTGCACCCATTACAGGACGCAGCGGTGAGGGGGGTTCGCTGCTGATTTTTCAGGATATCACCGACCGCAAGCGTTCAGAAGATGCTGTGCGAGAATCAGAAGCGCAATTGAGAGAAAAAGCGACCGAGTTGCAACAAGCGCTGCACGAACTGCAAAAAACTCAAGCGCAACTAATTCAAACTGAAAAAATGTCGAGCCTTGGTCAAATGGTGGCTGGGATCGCTCATGAAATTAATAACCCCGCTGCCTTTATCTACGGCAATATTACATACGCTCAAGAGTATCTGCAAGACTTGCTGAATTTAGTAGAGCTTTATCAGCAGGAATATCCGAATCCAACCCCAGAAA of Microcoleus sp. FACHB-68 contains these proteins:
- a CDS encoding LmeA family phospholipid-binding protein; translated protein: MTKEQAGLHEQALNKAAEIGISSQLDEVDNVEVDIKADPFKLMTGEVDAVQIKGEGMVMQQDLRMEKIEMQMGRVGINPMQAAMGQIELTKPADGTAEVVLTEADINRAFNSDYISGMLKNMEVNIDGKPTTIDTQEINFTLPSDNKVGLNATVLLRDSNETQQIAFTAVPRVRPNGQGVVLEDVEYAENKELSPELTNALLEKSAEILDFSNFDLEGMSLKINRLDVKGGKLTMQAAARVEKIPSA
- a CDS encoding TIM-barrel domain-containing protein; translated protein: MPQYFGKLQVAEQPWSTLEAVQSVRQDDRNVYFDCAGPHFKISVLAANLIRVRMTPTGTFKPRRSWAVARDDAEWPAVPYQMRETAEAVEIETEQMRVSVELDKCRITCMDKAGNPFAQDTGLGTGWRSGTIAGWKQIETDEHFYGFGERTHLLDKLSEVKTNWTTDALDYGVLSDEMYQAIPFFIALRPHLAYGIFFNTTHWSQFDLGAEQPGVWRMETRAEELDYYIVYGPEPAQILQTYGELTGKMPLPPKWSLGYHQCRWSYESEEIVRELAEEFRNRHIPCDVIHLDIDYMRGYRVFTWSPKRFPDPKQLVSNLAKNGFKAVTIIDPGVKYEPEGDYAVFDEGVENDCFVRKADGQLFHGYVWPDKAVFPDFARPDVRKWWGDWHKTLTDMGIAGIWNDMNEPALDDRPFGDPGNKIWFPQDAPQGPDEERATHAEVHNLYGLMMSQACREGLNRHRSTQRSFVLTRSGYAGIQRWSSVWMGDNQSLWEHLEMSLPMLCNMGLSGVAFVGCDIGGFAGNASAELFARWMQVGMLYPLMRGHSAMSTARHEPWVFGDRVEKICREYIELRYRLLPYIYTLFSEAATTGAPILRPLLYHFPNDPTTYKLYDQVLLGPSLMAAPIYRPGVEHRAVYLPAGVWYDWWSGERYEGSTHILAHAPLERMPLYVREGAIIPMMPVMQHVDERPLDELTLRIWPGNGEFTLYEDDGNTFEFTTGAWAMTTYRVHSEGQQIIVEIAAPEGNWNLAPREVIVQVAGVGEQRFSDDGTARTLRF
- a CDS encoding acyl-CoA dehydrogenase family protein, which codes for MIAISKTKNPFSFETILESTREIAHEVVAIETIKVDQDACWPEQGIRAMQAAGLGGLVIPKAKGGLGQGLLALTQVCELLGGECASTALCFGMHSVGAAVLAAKATPYQQERYVEPICEGKHLTTLALSEPGSGAHFYLPQCQLTVESPAMFRVNGQKSFITNGGYADSYVISTTAADANAVGEFSCAMISNGAEGLIWGAPWAGLGMRGNSSRSAELRNVPVPRQDLLGTEGDQIWYVFNVVAPYFLVAMAGTYLGVASAALEEARIHLSKRYYTHSGSTLGQTAVMQHRLGTLWSVVERTRRLIYYAATEADSGGPNTLPALCSAKAEVADCAVNVVNEVMTITGGINYRDGSKLERLLRDARAAHVMSPTTDILRTWAGRALLGLPLLGD
- a CDS encoding ATP-binding protein: MTGKIVMVQVDPATLTVLHKSLSLLPEELLEFELDPEPLLQSLEAGEIKLDVVVLGSLVSEPVQIAQRVQSVDKDLAVLILSDPAFHQQMQQALQFSPFLGNQVSCRSTAEGEALVIALQEAITRTKQRRSYRSMLMAAQASLSNASAPPPQPAQYMERLLDRAPIGVVAVDEGATILTWNRYAEELLGISEREAIGTFFGQFFPESERQSLIDFINRCSTSETRFSPEIFQIDAGDSSFRFLEVTVAPITGRSGEGGSLLIFQDITDRKRSEDAVRESEAQLREKATELQQALHELQKTQAQLIQTEKMSSLGQMVAGIAHEINNPAAFIYGNITYAQEYLQDLLNLVELYQQEYPNPTPEIQTKVSEIELEYLVEDLPKLLNSLKMGAERIRDLILSLRNFSRLDEAEVKKVNLHQGIDSTLLILSNRITPEGITVIKNYGNLPLVECSPAQINQVFMNIIGNAIDSLQEQKQQPYKEIAIQTETVSSSQIQVRIRDNGSGIPPEIIDKIFDPFFTTKQVGQGTGLGLAICFKIIEKHEGKINVNSQEGQKTEVTISLPVKQSVPWEI